Proteins from a single region of Puntigrus tetrazona isolate hp1 chromosome 2, ASM1883169v1, whole genome shotgun sequence:
- the tspan37 gene encoding tetraspanin 37, protein MLALRCFRIWLKIASVLLLLAGITGLGGSFFLHKYKVYSVFFSSLYITLPVKLAIAGGAVLLISGCLGCSVSNKKPSCGHGLFVYLLIIVWCIVGTTAVLAYTHKGKLDADLSPLKDVFQNYSGNSQDPDTKAVNALQSELRCCGVKNYTDWLETPWFNHSGKHEVPLSCCNKTFHSCSGNLDLPQLLYTEGCQVKLEEKLLLSVQVICITSLVVLFLLVMSWIIVAQLMRHQPPQDYRILDQE, encoded by the exons ATGTTGGCTCTAAGATGTTTTAGAATTTGGCTAAAGATTGCTTCTGTGCTCTTGTTG CTGGCTGGAATTACAGGACTGGGTGGCTCATTCTTTCTTCATAAATACAAagtttacagtgtgttttttaGCAGCCTTTATATAACTCTCCCTGTAAAACTGGCCATCGCTGGAGGAGCTGTCCTCTTAATCAGTGGATGCCTTGGCTGCTCGGTGTCCAACAAAAAACCTTCATGTGGACATGGATTG TTTGTGTATCTTCTCATTATTGtgtggtgcattgtgggtactACTGCTGTATTGGCATATACTCATAAAGGGAAG cttgatgCAGACTTATCTCCCCTTAAAGATGTGTTTCAGAACTACAGTGGTAACAGCCAAGATCCTGATACCAAAGCAGTGAATGCCCTTCAGAGTGAG ttgaGGTGTTGTGGCGTTAAGAACTACACAGACTGGTTGGAAACACCCTGGTTTAATCATAGTGGGAAACACGAAGTTCCTCTGAGCTGCTGCAACAAAACCTTTCACTCCTGCAGTGGGAATTTAGACTTGCCCCAGCTGCTatatactgag GGTTGTCAAGTTAAACTTGAGGAGAAATTACTGCTTTCAGTGCAAGTCATCTGTATAACGTCTTTAGTGGTTCTCTTTTTGCTG GTAATGTCTTGGATTATAGTGGCACAGCTAATGAGGCATCAGCCCCCACAAGACTATCGAATCCTGGACCAAGAATAA
- the pex19 gene encoding peroxisomal biogenesis factor 19 produces MASASEHQGAPDSELDELLDSALDDFDKTSVPPAAPEAPTAPGPRTTSDETPPLLEDSKFFEALFDGEMANQAREEWEKAMTELAQEEPELLQHFNKLSEAAGKVGTDVASQQEFTSCLKETLSGLAKNADNLQNAGLAGDDLVKTLENLGLNENGEGGDDGNILPIMQSIMQNLLSKEVLYPSLKEITEKYPEWLESNKQSLPTDQFMRYEQQYKLMGEICSQFEKDGDKDNTFENILELMQKLQDLGQPPKELAGEAPPGLNFDPESLHLPGAQGVPGPEQCSIM; encoded by the exons ATGGCGTCAGCATCAGAACATCAGGGGGCTCCAGACAGCGAACTGGACGAATTATTAGACA GTGCTCTTGATGATTTTGACAAGACTAGTGTGCCTCCTGCAGCCCCTGAGGCCCCCACTGCCCCTGGTCCAAGAACGACTAGCGATGAGACg CCTCCTCTGTTGGAGGACAGTAAGTTCTTTGAGGCCCTTTTTGATGGTGAGATGGCCAATCAAGCGCGTGAGGAGTGGGAGAAAGCCATGACTGAGTTAGCTCAAGAAGAACCTGAGCTTCTACAGCATTTTAATAAGCTGTCTGAGGCAGCAGGTAAAGTAG GCACAGATGTAGCTTCACAACAAGAGTTCACCTCCTGTCTTAAGGAGACTCTTAGTGGGTTGGCAAAAAATGCAGACAACCTCCAG AATGCAGGACTGGCTGGAGATGATCTGGTAAAGACCTTGGAGAACCTGGGATTGAATGAAAATGGGGAGGGAGGTGATGATGGCAATATTCTCCCAATTATGCAGTCCATCATGCAGAACCTTTTATCCAAAGAAGTTCTGTACCCTTCTCTTAAAGAGATAACTGAGAAG TACCCTGAATGGCTGGAGAGCAACAAGCAATCCCTTCCCACAGACCAGTTCATGCGGTATGAGCAACAGTACAAACTAATGGGAGAAATATGCAGCCAATTTGAGAAAGATGGAGACAAAGACAACACGTTTGAAAACATTCTGGAACTCATGCAGAAG CTGCAAGACTTGGGTCAACCTCCAAAAGAACTTGCTGGAGAGGCA cctccTGGCTTGAATTTTGACCCAGAATCTCTGCACCTTCCTGGAGCGCAAGGGGTCCCAGGACCAGAGCAGTGCTCAATCATGTGA